The Solanum lycopersicum chromosome 2, SLM_r2.1 DNA window AAGAACTTAAAATGAATTTGCTGACTAGCATATACTAAGAATCTACGAGTTTATTGCATGCTAATGAGACAAGAAATTTAATTCTCCTGTGAACGATATTTTCAGAACAACTAAGCCACAACTCCAATTAGTTAAGGTCACAAATCTCTGGAggaatataattaatttcagTCTCCATTCCCTTCTTCAAAGAGAGGATTAAGAAGATGTTGTTGTGAGAACATTATGTATGGACAACTGCATGAAACATTTCATATAAGGAGGCAGAGTATAACATAAATGCCGATCGGCAATCTGCTACAAGAAATCACATTTCTGATTATAAAATTGTGACTAAATTATAACAGTACAGGAAAGAAGTTAAAGAAAAGCTAGCAAAACAGAACTTGAAGTTCCCCCCTTTACCGTGAGAACCATAGCAGAAACATGAATAAAACTTACAGATTATCTCAAGACGAATCACAGCTAGAAGCCGCATATCCACTACAATAGCGTTTTATTACATCATGCTAGCAGCCTCCAGCAATTTCTCTTATTTCCTCACCCTTTCAGTTATTTCTGGACACTAACCAAATCATGAATGGCTCATTCAACAGGTTGAAAGCTCTGATTTCGGGCTCCAAAATCATCATAAGTACACAGATGCAGATAAGCTTGAGCTACAAAACAGAGAAATAGATATTAGCTATATTCTCGATACTCCaattgaaaaagaaacaaatggaAGAAACAGTGAAAAGATATCTGAATCCACAGAAGAACTTATCCATCAGACATTTGAGATTTCTGAAGAAAACAAAGCAGCAGTAGTTACAGGCACCAATATGTTACAAAGCTGTGCAGGCCCACAGGAACAACTGAAGCATCAGTTAGCTGAGCTAGGCGAAGAGAAACAGGCAGGAGGAATAGCAGACACCAATACTGAGAAGCCTTACATTGCACCTGTTCAGGAGGTAGAAATTGTAATTAAGATTTCGCACCATGCATCATTtgattaaatgtatatttttcctttttctcctGTATTTCTTAAAAGAATGCTAACGTTGACCGATCAAATTCCAGATCATTAACAAATCAGAAACAGAGGATATTTCCAGTGCGGATTgccttgaagaagaaaatagccTCAGAACCAACCAAGAGAAGTTAAAAGAGGGAGAAAATTCAGAAGTGAAGACAGATGAAAATATTGACAGGGGAGATGAATTCCAAAGCATAATGGTTAGAAACTGGAATGCAGTTATCATACATCTTACTTAAGAAAGTGTAAAAGTTGCCTATTCAGAAAATTGTTCTTTCTGTAGATGTTGAAAGGAGTTGAAAAGGATGATCACAAGCAGCATATAAAACACAACACATGTGCAGTCATGGATACAGAAGAGCAGAATGAAGATTCACCTGCTGGAGAACAAACATCCAAAAAGCTAGAAGGACTGGAGAAAGTTGATATTGATgacaataacaatattaatcaTCAACGTACTGAGACAAACCTCTCAGAAGAGGCCACAGAATCAAAGAGTGAATGTGTTGCGATGGAAATCAAGACTCCAATCAAAGAGGTCTGATTAAATTGCGCACTTATATCTCATCTTTATATTTTATCAGCATGATTTGATCCGTTTTACTCCCTCATGTCTAGGAAGGAGGTTGCTGATAGAAAATGATTGAATTCAAACTGCATGAAATATTTAGCACATAGATTAATGACATACAGGGCCAGCTGAAAATGATTTAAAGAGAGGAAACAAAGTATTGATGTAGATTACAAACTTGAATTATATTAGTAAATTGTTTGCAGGATACACACCACCTTGATATAAACTGACATTATATGACAGTTAATAAAACTACTCTAGAAAATATCACTACAATTAAATCCCCTCAGCCGCAGCTGGCTAAGGAAAAGTCTACTGGAGACTACCAATGTTCGTAGGTGTCAAAGATGgaaaaaacaaagataaaaagatAGAAGCAAAAAACATTATTCCAATCTTTTCTTACTCCCCCTGCCTCCCCTGTTTACTCACGCATCTGACGGCGAAATATGAATTCATAGGAGGAACAAGAAGAAGATTTAAGAGAGACCACCGGTGAAGATTCCTCAAACAACACAACACAGGTGCAAAAAGAGGAGGAAACAACAATGAGTGAACCCGAAAGAAAAAGTTTGGAACCTTTTGGATCAGAACGAAAAACAGCAGCAGGTTTCGGagagatgataacatgcaatGAGACAAAGGTAACAGAACATTTCACATCATTGAAATCTGTTACGGTTTCGGAGAAGGAGATGGATGACATGGTGAGCAATGAGAGCAATACAACTAAGCAGATACAAGAGCAAGCAGCATATCCTCTACTTACATTGGAGAGGGAGGAAACTATTCCAACAAGCAGCACTGATGCCAATGGTACTCCCAAAGACAGCATTACCCCACATGTGGAACTGGGTGCAGAGGCCAAAAATATCCAGTACATGCaggaaaaatgcaaaatttctgAAACAGAACAACATCaggaaaattatgaaaacaagAAAGAAGTTGAATGTGATTCAAAAGAAGTACCAGAGGAATCCATATCGAGAGAGACACAAGCTAAGGCCACACTATCTGATCTTGTGCATGTATCAACAAAAGAGGCATCAAAAATTGAGGAAGACTTTGCTGAAGAAAGAGAAGGCAGCGACAGAGAAGAGGAGGGAATTCAAAAAACAAGAGATGAGTCAAGTTCTGAAGATCCAGTGATCGTAGAAATCTCCAAAGATGCTGATATCAAAGTTCCTCCCAAGAAACATCAGAACATATTGTCAGGAGTTGGATCAAAAGTCAAGCACTCAATTGCAAAGGTGAAGAAAGCCATCACTGGTAAGTCCTCTCAGACCAAGCCATCATCACCAAAGTAAGGCggagaaaaaagataaagaattcACATTATACAAAGTTGTAAGTACTCAAgaaaaacaaagtgaaaagCTTTTCAGCTACTCTAGTTTTTAATGAAGTAGAAAAGTTTGTTCAGAATGTGTGATCTTATTGTATTAGAAGTTCCATAATTATTGGATACATACTAGCAACTTCTCAGCGACAACTCAATAACATCAACCAGTTCCACCACATACTAAGGACCCTTATTGTAGTATCAGTATGTCCCCATCAAAAGcatatctatatttattttacatgaCTCACTGTTAACATTgagaaggaagacttggaatgGGTTATCCAAGCAAGACAACTTTCCAAGTAGTTTCCCCTAGCAAGAAACTTTCCAAGTCAGCTCTGTCACTGTCAAAAACTAATCCATAGACATTATATAACTTCCTCAAATTAACAACTACTTCAAAGGGCGATATTGTGTTTTCACTAGACAGTGAACTATGCATTAATAAGTTCAGCAAATCCAAGTAGAAAGGAGGAGGAGACCGCGGAGAATATATAGCAGATAACAAGGAAATAGAGCAAAGTCAGAAAAAACACCATGAATGgaaatttaattctaaaatatCATAGACCCACCTAAGGTGTTGTGTCAAGCAACAGTTTTCAGCTCAAGAGAGGACATGTTAAATTGCTTTTTTGAGTTAAACCGGAGAGAGTaataagaacaagaagaaaagtAGAAGGTTGTGTAGTTTCACCAAAAGGGTGATTTAGTGACAAAATAGAACTTTGCGACAAAAAAAGGGTGATAGGTAGTTTCATGCCTATCCTAATGGAGTTGACCAACTAAAACTCAAAAGAACTTTACCTTCAAAACCTTATGACATCCATTTGGCCTCCCATGAGTTTTAGTAACAATTGCCAACAAAGAAACGTCAAAAGTCAGAAATAGAGCTCAGAGCCTCTCCTTTAAGGTCAAAGCTTACTAGGGAAAGCATGCATATCATCTGAATGTCAGTATTTTGATGTAGTTAGTGTAAAGTCAGCATACAAAACCATAGATAAAATGACCAGACGAAAAGGAATCATAACAGAAGATGTTGTTTCCATAATCTGGGCAATAAGTACCTAAGCACCAATATGTATGTTCCAACTCAACTTCAGCTAGAATAAATACTCAAAACATACATACAGTAGTGATCAacacaaaatatatttcatctttcctttttttgtgtTTGGAGGAGGCGGTACAAGTAAAGAAAGTATTTTATTGCAAATGAAGCACCAGGAAAGAAATATACATGAACATCTTTATTTTGTGTTGCAGCCATACAAATTTTCCATATTACAAGTAAAACcacaaaataatacataaaagaaCATCTGTTACTGATGAACACAAAAAGagtaacaaacataaaaagaacAGTCCTGTGAGTAATAAATCGCATGGGAAAAACAAATTCCTGTTTTTCAGTTAAGCAGGGGAAACGAATTCTTGAATATCCTTAACATACACTGCGAGGATGACAGCAtaacttactttttttttcaaaagacttcTTGAATTGAATTTGCTTGATATGctacacaaaaataaattcttgaaatttCGATTTCTTTACCATGCATTTACGAATACCAATGCTACTTCAAAAATCCAACTAATTCTTGAACTTCTCTTTAAATTCAACATGCATTTTCGAGTTCTTAAATTCCAGCATGCAAGAATTCAACATATCGAGTTCTTGAATTCCGATTCCAGCATGCAAGAATTCAACATATCGAGTTCTTGAATTCCGACATGCAAGAATTCAACATATCGAGTTCTTGAATTCCCACATGCAAGAATTCAACTTGTTcaattttccttcttctttttaatggatggaaGATAATGGGAAGAGCAGTACAAAACCGAGAAAATTGATTTAGGGATTAGGGTTTTAATCGGATATCTTCCGACATCGATTACTTGTATTTTCCGTCTTCCTTTTTTTCTGAATGAATGGAAGAATACAGGCGCTCGGTGTATAATGGCGGTGGTGAGGTCTAATATGCGCAGGTGGTGAGGTCTAAAATGAGCAGGTGGTATGTGGGTGTTACTTATAGTTTTTCCActggttaattaattaatacacgTCGGGAATGaaacccaaaaaataaataacgcGCAAAAAAGAAACTGGATGATACATAtactgtttttaaaaaaatatatatatatattctatgtctatttttatgtatgtttttagTAATAAGAAGaggtttcttttttaaaaaaatcataaattacatacataaaaaaaaattaaagatttttataaatagcaaggaatattaaaaataagaaaaatataagacgtatttcagtaattttttcttttttcttttaactcaATTGTTTTTTAATGCAAATTTTGGCATATCAAGGataattacaattatattaGAATTGATATACTCCTCAATCTTGTAATGAAGAATTGATATAACCTTCATTAAGAAATGGCTGATATATATTTATCGTTCGACtcatataaaatatgaatggTTTGAATTATCTCATTTTATATTGATCAGTTTTAACTCTGTTTAAATTTGACTTAGTCCTTTCATTTATCATCATTATATAGCACAAGAGACACTGAGATAATGATaacataaaataagtaattttttgtaaatatcaCTCAATTgttgagaaaattaaatttatacgtCTCAATCTCTAACTCTCTTATTTTTTAACCATTAAGTAACTGCAGAGATACTTATGAATCAAATTATTGATGATGGAAACAATTTTAGACTAAATTATTGACTCTtaatattttgaactattttttatttatataagagATCTTGTACTTGAGAAAGACAAAGAAAATTCAATCCATAATGATGAAATGAGTCGTTTTAGTAGAGAAACTTTAAAATAGGGttctgaaattttttgtttgaagtAAAACTCCTagaatttcttcaattttatccctttttcttcaaataaggATAGAATTGAGAGGattcaaaataaatcatttattttttaaaaagagaatttaaaatttttggtttgaAGTTGAATGCACCTTCATTTttttaacctcattctttttttttttatgtcgaagaagatacttaaaaaaaaagaaaaacaatttcaCGAAGTCATGTCTAAGTAATTGAAAAAGATAGTGTTTGTGAATCCTGATGAATATGATAGTGGTGAGGGAAAAAATAAGGTGATTGCAAATAACAGAATGAGAAGGTTTGATAGTGGTGACAATAATAGCGGCTGTGGTGAAAATGGTGATGATGTTGGAAGAAGTTAAcgttaagaagaaaaagacgaaatagatttttgttttttttttaaaaaggaaaatgctCTCGTGCgttgaatatttgtttaatgCATTTTTCATGTCATGTCAGTAAAAAGTATTTAATAATTACTCATTTTGAACAATGTAATATTTAAcggttatttattttgaataatgtaAGTGTTCAATAGatatatactttaatttatatatttacttgAAATATGAGGATAACTTTAAGCAACTATGTATCATGCATAAAAAATTAGTCCACgagaaattttatttaaatgagaCTAAATAGTATGGTACTTCATAGTACCAAACACTCTTACGAGAACATACCATTAGCTACAAGGTTATAACAAAAGTCGACAATTCTCTACTTATCCAAGTCAAATTCCAACCACCTGCCAAAGAGGGAGAGGATTCAATGCTAGTGCAAATCCAATCACAAATGACTCGATAATGGATTCATGACTTCTCTAACAAAGATAAATTTTTCACGATGAAGGATAAagtgttttgaccctaaacaaatatatttaggGCACAATATACCAAAAGAGATCCTACCTAAAAttacaaatcaaaatcaaaatggaCACATGCCCAAAATTATGCGACCTGTCTTTTATAGCTCATATTTTCCTGAAatgttaaacaaaaaaaaaacatttctaaaAATTTGCCGAAAAATGAGTAAGCAaaatattttatccttattttttaCTAGCTTGTTATATAATTTCACGCGAATataatcttgtatttttttttttcaaaattttgaaatgtatgaatatttaatcaatctaatttaattatgtcaatttttattattttttctataggTCAACTCCCATaatatgatttgtttgatcCAACTATGATCACTTTTCATCAGAGTATTAACTATTACAAAGTCTATCTCGATGAATGAAGGGACTAATCTGTCATTACTCTAATTTCAAAGGAGTAAATCGCATTATTATAAAGGTGCCAAAATGAATATTATCCATTTTACAGGGGccatttcataatatatataaagctaTAAACCGCCAAGCgcgaaaatttttaaatcactTTCCCGCCTTATGGGAAAACTAGTTCGCGCCAAAATCCAACATTAGCTTCATTAGCAAGTCTTTCTTCAACGCCACTCTCAATTCCATCTACAGCAACTCGCCGGCTGTACTCCTTCAGCCATCTTTTGTCAAACATCAGCTCTTGTTTGTACTCGGGATAAGTCGGATCTAGAATTTTAACTTATAGAGCGGATCGAGTACTGTTGTATTGTAGGGTTTCCTCGTCCATAACAGATTACGTGGATTTTTCTGTAAATGGACGCGTTCAAGCATCAGTCGTTCTTCCAAGATATCAAATCAAGGGAGGTTCATGGATACAGAGGTTTGCCCCCAAAACGCTTACTCGATTACTAGTACTTTCTTATATTACTGCTTTCTTTAATTTGGGGTAGGGGAATGAATGGGATAGGAGATTACAAGGTGGGTAATTGAACCACACCGATAAAGTGAAAGTTCAGGTAGCTAACCAATTTAGCTATTAAgtgttttttttcctaaaaaattggGTAGGTGAACTTGAAATGGCGAGGTGATTTCTTAAAATCAACAAGTTGAAAACTCAGGACATTCTAGTAGATTCCCCATATTGTTCTCTCTTACGTATTTGGTTTCTGACTACAAGTTGTTTCCAGTGAAAAGACGACCTTACATTAGTCACGAATTGTCTAATTTCAATCAAATTGGAGCCGTAGCAGTTGACCACAGCGGGTTCACGCCACCTCCAATGGCCCTATCTTTCTGCAAGGTTGGGTCAGCTTTATGTCtcattatttcattatgtgTGGATTGGGTAAAAAGTTGTGTTATTTCAAGTGATTTCGGTAAATTATACAATTGGGCGTTTTTTTTGGCAGACAAGTAAAAACTCACATATTGTTGCTGTCACTGACGAGGGTGGCTACCTTAGCTTGTTTAACACCCGGTTGcaatttccttcttcttttactCACCTACAAAACGCAGGTAAATTATCAAGTTTATAGTTAGAGATTCTCAGTTTAGGATTTCAAGGTATCTTTTGTTGAGGGGTTCTTGATGGAAGTTTTACAATTTACAGAAAAAGCTAAGGTATCAGAATGGGTTGCTCATGATAATGCCATATTTGATGTATGTTGGATCAAGGTACGTCTCAGCTTCCTAGACTTCAGAAGCTATTTCATTAAGGTTACTTTGTGTGTATCCAATATCATGCACATATGAAATTTATGCAACTGAAAATGCAAATAGACCAAATAGATCAGGATAAAAGATGAAACTTTGAGGCATCTATTCCTAAGATGTccactttaagggtattttgcaTAGGAAGTATTTAATTGTTCAAACTAAGAACCTAAGCatacatgtatttatttttgtgcaTGAGTATTTCAGTAATTAGTCGCAAGACTGATGGATGTGTGAAGCTATTTTATGCTAAACTAGATTTGCAGAATTGCTGTCAACCTTCTTaagttttttctaaaagaaacaAACTGAAgatattaatttgataaaaaagtAATAATCTATTTGGAAACATAGTAAACATTGTCCCCTGTCTAATATTGTTCTAGGAGGCAAATGTTCGTAATTGGAGTTTCATTATCCATCAGTGAAGAATTTTCACAATTTGGCTCAAGAAAATAATCCAGCGACTAATATGGGCCTATTGAGTGTTGAATATTATCTTAAGTCAATAAAGTTGTTCCATTCATAACAATTTAGACTTTTACATAAGGTGGTTCACACAACTCAACATAAAGAAAGCTGTAGGACCCAATTTATGGGTAGAAATGTGCTAATTAAGTTTTTGGCATGCTTTATTTCTGTTTTCCATTTGATTtttctcaactctttacttgatTTTCTTTGCAGGAAGATACCAATATCTTAACAGCTTCAGGTGATCAAAGTGTGAGTTATAATTTCACCTTTTTTTCTGTAGTGTAgctcattgtttttttttcatttttctcaaatctGTTTTATGCACTCAAAAGGACAAATCCATATTAGCTACATGTCAAAAACCATTATATagacatttttatcattttgaatGCTGTATTCATGTAATTGATTTCAGTTAcccaattactttttttttacattattaataaattttcatGATGAACTTGAGCAGATAAAGGTATGGGATGCACAAGCAAAGCAATGTGTGAGAGTACTAGCGGGTCACACTGGGAGTGTAAAATCCATTTGTCCTCATCCTTCAAATCATGGTAGGTTTGAGGTGATCTGTTTTCTCTCTGGAGCCGTTGGTTTTCTTTATACTTTAGCAAAAGACATGATATGCCATCATTTTGATGtcttattaatttctttttggttCGATATAGATATTATTGTTTCTGGTTCAAGAGATGGGACATTTGCACTCTGGGACTTGAGGTGCTCCGACAGTAGCAGTGAAAACCTTTTCATACCGTAAGTACAGTGTTACTCCCGCATGTTACTAGAGTGATGATTCAAGATTATGCGTTACCATTGTTTTCGATAAACAGGGGCAACTATTTCAGTTTATCATtagtaaaaagaaagaatagaattaTTCATACCTGACCCTTTGAAGAACTTGTCTTCTGTATTTAGGTCAATTGCTACCGTCCATGAGGCTCACATTTCTCCCTGTCAGAGGCGGACTAGACGTGGAAAGGTTAGTTTGATAATCATCATTTGGAAACACTCATCtctccatattttcatataaccAATTTTATCCTTTATGCGCACAACTATTTCAGGCTTCCTCTGTGAGCATTACATCTATACTTTACCTTAAAGATGAGCTTTCCATAGCTAGTGCTGGAGCAGTTGACAGGTGACTGAGAAAACTTGCCATGCTTTTCAAATTATGCATACAACTTAGGCAGGGATTTCACTGTGAGATTATGCAATACTCACTACTTTTCTCCATGATAAATTTCAGTGTCATAAAGTTCTGGGATACCAGGAATCTCAAATGTCCTGTTGTTCAGGCATGCCCTCATCCTGATGTATCAACTCAGAAGGTAATAATAGATACTCCATTTCAGATGGGTGTTTTATAGAGTATTCAATTTCTTTAGTGTCTTCACTGTCTCTCAAACGCATACAACAATGTCCAATCTTGCTTAGGCTGAAACCAGCCTGCCAGCCTGCCACCACTTGATGTTGAGTTTGGAGGCTTGGTTGGAATTCAGAGGGTCCAATTTGTTGAATATCCAGAAATCCCTGATGTGatacaattttatttctcttgtttAGGTACAACGATATCATGGAGTATCTAGTTTGTCTCAAGATTTAAATGGAGCATTTATTTCTGCATCATGCATGGACAGCAGGTATTCCAATTCTTTGAAGAGCTTATTTCAGTttgtttgtgtttttctttatcAACAATATACTCGGAATTTCTTGATTATGTTGCCCAATGCACTCTCAGGAAAAACAATATCACTATATCCACCATATACAAAAACCTATAGACACCATTCCCAATGTCTGATTTTCTCTCAATTTTTGCTGTCTCTTTCAGAATCTACCTCTACAATGTACTTCAGGCAGAAAAAGGGCCTGTTAAAACTTTCAAAGGATGCAAAATAGAATCATTTTTTGTCAAGGTGAGTGCTATTCTCAATTTTTGCTGCTTGTGATTTGGATACAATCCCTGAAAGTTGAAACTCAGTGAAAATGaccttgattttgatgtaattgcAGGCAGCAATAAGTCCTGATGCAGCTCATATTCTTAGTGGTTCCAGTGATGGAAATGGCTACTTATGGCAGGTCAGTTTTTTCAACTATAAATGCTTCTCACTAGAGTTTTCTCTATTTGGTGTTAACTTATTAGCTCAATGTATCAGGTAAACAAACCTCTTGAAGATCCAATTATGTTGAAAGGCCATGATGGAGAAGTTACAGCACTCGATTGGTAAGTTTGCTCAATGCTATAGATTCTAAAGGTGGTGTATTTATTCAATTCTAAATCtaacttttaaaaactaaaCTCTCTCAGGTGCACATCAGAAACAGGCAAAGTTGCTACATCATCGGATGATTTCACGGTAAGTTGTAGAGAAATATAGCATGCCTCCATGATCAAAGTGTAGCATAAATGAACTAGGTTTATCCCAAGTACATgaattaacttatttcatgATGAATCATAAAATGTAGTGTATACCGTCTTATGCATGCCTTGTTTTATTcatgaaataaaagagaagtTTAGAATGAAATTAAGGTGCGTGTAATAGATCAGGAACTTGTTAGAAGAATTCCTACAAATACTTAGGtattatatctattttattgaAGGCAATATggaagaagcaaaaaaaaaaaacttcccaAATAGAGTGCTCAACCTTCCCTAATTTGCAAACATTTGGTATTAGTGACGAATTTCTTGAAGTACCTGTGATTGAGAATTCAGAATTCTTAGAAGGTCAAGAGATTTATAATCTAAAACACTTTTGTCTTGCAAAATTTTGTGATCTTTGTTTTCTTATTGTGTTTTGCTCTCTTTATGAAGATGTCAataatgtgtttttttatttatcaaatctGTGTCAGGTGCGGTTTTGGAACATCCACAACAGTTGTTACTCAAACACTCGATCTCCATCATCCATTCGAAGGAGAGTAACAGCACTTTCATGTATGCAACGCCGGAAGCTATTTTCAGATGAAAAACCAGCCAGCATCAAGAATGTCTCTGCTGTCTGTGACTCAAACTTGATATGTCATCAAGACTTGCCTGATCCTATCACAGTCCCTGAAATGAGCACTCCAATATCAAAGAAGAGAAAAACTTTACCAAGTGTTGAACCTCaagaaaactttgagaaaaCCCCAGAAGCTGCAAAGAGAAGTCCTTCATCTGTTCTGAATCCCCCTTCCTCTTTGAGGAAGACAATCAGAGATTACTTTTTAGTCACCCCTCCTTCAGGCTTGCACAGTAAATGACAACctcaatcttgaaaaatgtagcTTTGTTTATACACAGCAAATAGATTCAAATATACATTCCGCCAAGGATTATGTGCTAAGTAAGACTCTTTAAGTAGCTCCAAGTTTTTGATCACATACAATTTACTTCTCTAGCTATGAGCAAAACGAAATGAACAGAACCAAAAAGTCACTGTAAATAGAGTGAATTGCATTATGTATTTGATGCATTGGTCTTTTGATAACCAGTTGGATTAGTTCTCAGCCTTGGTTTGGGTTAGAGATGACAACATAAACACTTCTTTTGAGAAACATGTTTAATTTTGACTGTTATTGATCTGTTTAGATGTGACCAAACTTTGAGCGGGTCGCTAATTCATGATTTGTAACTGCTACTCTTGGTTGGTGAgatatatatactgaataatattATGCTGACACAATCTTCCAGTTTCTTTTAATGATGATCGTCAAGGTAAGGACTTTGTTCACCATAACTGAATTGATTTAAACATGTAGTATCATATTAGTCTATCACGTAGATCTCTAGCAACCTAGCATTTGTCGTACATACtg harbors:
- the LOC101259306 gene encoding uncharacterized protein, with translation MDAFKHQSFFQDIKSREVHGYRVKRRPYISHELSNFNQIGAVAVDHSGFTPPPMALSFCKTSKNSHIVAVTDEGGYLSLFNTRLQFPSSFTHLQNAEKAKVSEWVAHDNAIFDVCWIKEDTNILTASGDQSIKVWDAQAKQCVRVLAGHTGSVKSICPHPSNHDIIVSGSRDGTFALWDLRCSDSSSENLFIPSIATVHEAHISPCQRRTRRGKASSVSITSILYLKDELSIASAGAVDSVIKFWDTRNLKCPVVQACPHPDVSTQKVQRYHGVSSLSQDLNGAFISASCMDSRIYLYNVLQAEKGPVKTFKGCKIESFFVKAAISPDAAHILSGSSDGNGYLWQVNKPLEDPIMLKGHDGEVTALDWCTSETGKVATSSDDFTVRFWNIHNSCYSNTRSPSSIRRRVTALSCMQRRKLFSDEKPASIKNVSAVCDSNLICHQDLPDPITVPEMSTPISKKRKTLPSVEPQENFEKTPEAAKRSPSSVLNPPSSLRKTIRDYFLVTPPSGLHSK